A window of Rhipicephalus sanguineus isolate Rsan-2018 unplaced genomic scaffold, BIME_Rsan_1.4 Seq948, whole genome shotgun sequence genomic DNA:
ACCATGCACATTGTAATGGCTGTATAGACGCACATGTCATTTCATTACATTCTTAATTGAACTTCGTGACATACAAAACTAGGAATCACGTGTGAACGCCTAAGATGACAGCACTCAAGAATAGAAAATGACATCGCCTGTGTGGCCACTTGTGAATTTAAATTTTCGTCTGTACAGTAGTAGTCGTAAGGCACGGTACAAGGAGGGCATTAACTCGTTAACGTGCACATTGCTGTTGAACTTTGCTTCCTTATTCGTGGGTTTTCTCTGTGTTTCATGCAAATCGCTCATCTATTTTTCATCACTACACTATCATGGATATGTCACATTAGACTGGTATGCCAGTGCGGGCACCACGAAAAGTGTAGGGGGAAGAGAAATTTTTGTTCACCATGCTGGACATATTGTGACATTGTCACGGAGAGGGCACAACAAACCCATCGTCCAATGAGAGCtccagcgatttttttttcacttgtttcTACGCCAATGGATTACATAGGTATACACATAAAATCGCCTCATCACACCGGCGTTCGTCTTGGCATGCAGTAATATGAAGCCCTCTTGAGATCGGAGCAACAGAAAACCTAGCTGAACCGAGTTACAGTGACCGAGTGGTCAAAGAGGAACACTGCCAGAGAACACCACATCGagatgtacagggtgtttcaaaatATGTGTCTGAAAATCCtgaaaaataagggaaatgcgatatttgcttgcTGCagtcttcataattactttttctgtggtggcccACATGTTAACATaactaaagacatcatttggggcacgaattaaagaaattaaattaATGGCATTTTTAATTAGTGTAGACAGGCGGTCGTGTCAAATGAGGGAATGAAGTCCCGCCGAAACCGAAACAAGCGCTGACGATCACTactagcagacgaccagagtGACCGCACACGAAGTCGACCGATGGTTGAATTTACTGTAGTTAAATTtaacgacgctcgctcattctggaagCCACGTGCAGTTGCGCTCTtctgcgtttcggtttcgctggCGAAATTGGTCGAATTTCATGACTCAGCTAAAATTACCAGCGGCCACCTTTTGGAAATCTGAAACCGACAATGGGTTCTTCGTAACAAGGGCTCCAATTCTCCCATTTCGCCCGAGTCTCCACCAATTAAAACGTTATTTTAATTTCTTCAATTACTGCCATAAGTGATGTGTTTAGTCATCCTAAAATGTGGGCCGCCACATAAAATGCAtcaaggcagcgagcaaatatatCGCTTTGCCCATATTTTTGAGGATATTTGGAAACATTCCCTAAGACACCCTGCAGTTGAGTTCGAGCACAAGGTTCGTGCGCTATTTGTAATGTTAAATGATAATGGTAAATGGGGTAAAGGTAATCGAAGCTTTTGCCTTCGTGATGCTTGCAATGAAGCTAAGCACAATGCACAACGATCTCTGAGGCTATGCAAAGCTCTTGCCCTTTTATTGAACTGCCAGTTTTACAAAGCTAAacggcaggcaaaaaaaaaattgtgatgtAGTAATAAATAGCAGCAGAAATACAATCGCTCGAGTTACCACACAAAGTGTACAATCGAGCCAAGTCGCACTCGAGCCAAGTCGAGTTTGTTGCCATGCCTCTTCGAGAACCACGTGTTTGTCCGGAGGGAAACAAATGCAAGCCCGCCACAAAGCTCAAGTTGTTTTCAGGTGTGCGGGGATTGAATGACCTGTCATCACATCGATCGCCTTCTCGTTCTTTGAAGCAAAAGCAGAGATGGATGCAGCGAGCGAGGAGTTACCCGCCGATCACGAATTCAACGGTACGAAAGAGTCGTGTGTTGATGCCGAGAAAACCGAAAAGACGTATCTCGAAGCTGGCGTGTCATGCAACGGTCGCGAACCTTCGTTGAGCGACGTTGATTCGCAGGTGGGAGTGGGAATGCAGAGCGGACGCAACGGGCACTTGGACGTCGTTCCGCAGGAAACGGCATGTCAATTGTCGCCTGCATCGTCTGCATACGACGGCATCCCTGTAGACATtacaatgcaagctgatggcgAGCAGCCTTTGGTTGACGGGACTGGTTCTAACAACAACATTGAGTCGGGGGATTTCACAACAGTTAACTTGGTCGCAGTTGCGCGACAACGTAGGTAAATCATCGAATGACAGCGACGGCGCAGAGCGAGACGTCGTAGACTTGATGCGTGATATCGTGGGCCGTGTCGCCAACTGCATCGAAGACGATGCAGCGGTGCCGTGTTCATCCATGGACACCGACGCGCAAAATCAGCCCGAAGATGTGGTGGATGGAAGCGCGGGCTCTCCCAGGAACGCGCAAGTGCTCTCCAAAACGCCTCGGGTATCGTACCGAGACAACGAAGAGGACGTGTCAAGCGACAGCACGTCGTCCTCTTCGTCCTCCGACAGTGACGTCGAAGTCGTGACGCCGATGCGGCGCGGCGCCACCAAAGGAGACGACTCCGACTGCTGCTCGGACGGCGGCGAAGTCGGCGGCCAGCGGACGACGACCAAGCCACGGTTTCAgggccgcggcggtggcagacCCCGAAACCGCGGCATCAAGACCCCCGGCGAGCTCGACATCGACGACCTGCCTCCCATCGAGGACTTGCACATCACGCTGCCGCGCACCGAGCTCCGGCAGGCGGGCCACGTGAAGCACGCCGTCGACCAGCTGCTCGTGGTGGAGAGCGAACCGGGTCAGCCCGTGCTCGACCTGGACTCGGTGCTGTTCCGGGCCGATGGCACGGCACTGGGGCGCGTCTTCGACGTGCTGGGCCCCGTGGCGGCGCCCTACTACGCGGTGCGCTTCAACTCTGCCCAGGAGCTGACCGAGCGCGCTCTGGAGCCGGGCGAGCCGGTGCTGTACGCCCCGTTGCACGCGGACGTCACGCAGTACGTGCTCGAGTCGGAGATCCGCAAGCAGCGCGGCTCGGACGCCTCGTGGGAGAACAACAACGAGCCACCGCCCGAACACCTGGACTTCTCGGACGACGAGCAGGAACGCGAGGTTCGCAAGCAGCTGCGCGCTGCGCGGGCCGCTTCGTTCAACAACAAAGCCGATCCTGCTGGTGGAGACCAAAGGCCTCGCGGTGCTTCGAGAGGCCGGGGAAGGGGCAGAGGTGTGCCCAGGGGCGACAGAGAGCCGCAACCGGAGTCAGCCAATGGGGCTGCGCATCTGTACAACGAGGGACCTCCGAGGCCCGATCAGTTCTACAATAATCGCAGTAGGCCTCAGTGGCCACCTTCGTGGAGCCCGCAGCAGCGCTGGCCCGGTCACGGTTCGCCGGTGAGGTTTCGGCCTAACCCACCACCGCCTCCGTCGTGGCCTGCGAGCCCGCAGGGCAACGATAGGGTCCCAAACGTTTGGAACACCCCACCGCCTTCTTTGCCCTGGCAGCACAGCGGGCCATGGCCTAACAGGCCTCCTATGTTTCCAGACTTGAGAACCCCACCTCCCAACTTCGGTCGTGCAGTGCCGCCTCCTTCCCATCCTCAAGCAGCTTTCCCGAATCCCCACGGACTACATGCCAACACGCCTACTGGTAGTTTGAGCTACCAGCAGGCTGGTGCAGCGAGCCAGCACGATCCCAATTCTCTACCGTCGCCTGTTTACAACAGCACGGGGCAGAGGGTCTCCTTGTACGACCCTGTGCCGGACCTTCAGCGAATTCTCGCCACACCACCACCGAGACGCTAAGGGACGGTGGCATAACACACTGTTGTTCTCGGTGTGGTTCATGTGTTCCATTGAAGATACTTTCTCAGTTTTCATAACAGTGATGTAATCATGCCTGACTCTTTCATGTGGTGATTTCAAGACCTTGATGTTTGAAACACTACCTACTGAACTTCAGACCAGCAGTGATGTTTCTACTCCAATCTGCCTGTTCTAGTTCGTCCCTTTTGCTGCCAGGGACGAAGCGTACAAGAGCAGCATTGTGCTAGTCATCACTTGCTCGGTGTCATTTCCTTCAGCATTCTGCTGAGCTAGTTTCAATGTTTGCAATATTATTTTAGCAAATGCAAAGGGCTTTTATTGTGCATCAGTgctcagtggtgcgatcttgtacgcattccaaataaacacggaggcgtggcgttacatccagccgcacgcgaatggcccatgtgaaccgctACAGAcatcacggccctgcattgacctcTCACGTGCAGTCATGTGCGGCTgaatgtaatgccacgcctccgtgcttattttggaacgcgtacaagatcgcaccacaggttTACCAAAACAGAAAATGAAAGGCTAGTGTCCTGCATATCAATTTGAAGCTACAGTAgaagcaggggtgagacagctgcgcatattgtgcatttttgatacaattccgttttcctgcgccaagctgctccaaaagcatgaaaatcgcaaaaattgcgccgaactgctccaaaacagcctcgaaAGCCAGAATTTCGATGCCCACGTCAGCTTCGTTTGGAAAAAAAGctgagttgacaacatgattttccaagTTGTGCCTATAGCAGCGCCTGGGATACgaagaaaatgagacgttcgcaaAACGCGTAGACTCGCCCAGCCGtgtttctatgcacctttctaatgaggGCTCCCATGATGCCGCCATAACCTCCTCTGGGTTGTTGTAAATATTCGTGGCACCAAAAAAATGTTCTGCCGTGGCCTGAGCATGCTGCTGCTTCTGACTAGGCTGTGTCTTCTGGTGCTATCAAGTGGCATGCATCGCAGGAATGGCTCTCAGCTTCTTCGTTGTGCGTAGCATGTTTCTCCGGTAGCAATGGTTTTTGCGTCGACGCTGCTGCGCGTCATCACCTACGTACGCATTTACTGTGGGAGTGTTTGTACCGTTACGGCACATACTGTGCATGGGAGAGGCATCACCCTTGTTGCATCAACGCAGCGACAACTAGCTCCTGCATGTGGCACGTCTCTGCGATGCTCTGGTGGTTTTTCACACCGAAGCCGGTAGCGGACTGATGCAAAGCGCCTTTGTGTCCTTCCCCAATAAAAGTGTGCAGTACGCTGACAACGGTGCTATGCTCGCAGTACTGTACACGATAGTCAGTGCGAGATAGCTTTATGAGATAGACAATGCGGTGAGGTATCTTGGCGCTTGCGCCACACTCTCGAAGGTGGTCCTGCACGAGGGGGCAGCGAACGGCGGTAGCGCACCTTTGTTCTTGCCTGTTGAAAGCGTGCAGTAGATTTGACGCTGTGCCAACCGCGCGGCCgagctgaaggcgcttattgtgatgtccTCCTTACAAACAATAACAGGAAGCTCTGGAGAAACccgaaaagctaaataagcagatctacaaaaaaaaaatccatttcACCGCAAGTGAGGCAATGAATTCGCGCGATAGCATCAAATtctaatattatacgaagtaaggctgtcAGCTAACTAACACTTATGgacccgatctcgcgtaactacaaaatgctggtgtaagagaatacgactGCTCAAAGGAGAGAAGTGTTGAGATCACAGcacttagaagggtatacgagccgtctgcgaTGCCAGCCGAGACAGCCCGCGTGCCAGCGATCGTGACCGCACCCTTAAAGTCGAAGCCCACAGTTGTTGCTCGAGTGACCCCCACCCCTCCCTTGCGTTCCTTCGTGCTCCTTTAAGATGGGCGGCGCACTTCCTCTCTGCATGAGTAGCAATCAATGGCAGGCCTGGCATGCGGTGTTacgttattgcatgcgccctccgtgcaactGGGATCGGtcggctcttttcatctctgcctcagccgCGTTTATCGCCctcactcgcgcgcttttacccaagGGTAAAAAATATGATGCGCGGggtatgttatcgatttggactatacggaacatgactgcgATGCCGACTGCAAAAACCTgttcagaatgtccatataattgctattgccataaaagccaaagcagtaatctgctaaattatatcactgatcttaaaaaggcctactgctatgtaatTGCAATTGTGCAATCACAttctttgtgttgtttttttttccaaatttttatgaagtgaacctagtttgcagaaccttttttcaattatttcatgcgTTTCTTACTCTGGCTAGATAGGTCGCATAGTATTTAAAGAGGTATAGTTCATGCCTGGCTATACTTTCTCTAAATTCTGCTTCAGTGTTACGTCTATCCTAGGCCAAtttaaatatgtacttgtccccccaagttgctacaaatctgtttttcaagctcctgaGATGACATCAAAAAttccgctaactgctccaaatcagggctcttctgctccaaaatcgaaattttgctgctccaaaaactgctcccaaatcaacTTCAGCCATCTCACCCCTGTAATGCAAGATGAGTACAATCAGCTGGTGATAACTTCTTTCCTTGTGTtcataaaaaaagggaaaaatctaAAAATAGACTCGTAGGATAAAGTATAGTTGAAGGAAGTAATGATGAGATATAATGAAGGACTCAATATACTCGCCATTAATGAAGAAGAAGAACCCTGCAGACATGCGCATGAGGCTGTAATCTGCAGACAGCTGCCAACATCCTTTGGCTACACGAAGAATTTTGGAATTGACTGTGGATAAGCCATAGTCAGAGGTCCTATTATGGCATTCTCTTGCGTGCCGTTTTAAAAGTGAACAATAAAAAAGATGAGCACACCAGAAGTTCTCATATGTTTCTTGTGACTGATGTctgtgagaaaaaaaagatgctttGAAAGATGAGTGTAGGGTTAAAAcgtaaatgttttctttttcaaagaagcactgacacaaaatttcgaaggcgagataacctgtGGGATGGATTTTTGTGGACATACACgtatcatctacgaaatatcaacgtctcagagggcattatatagcagcacccaggaggCCTTTGTTGAAAAGAATTGTCgatgcggtgctcatgtgcatgcggttttgtgtgctcacgcagccagctatgtttacatagccaccactctgggtcccgcctcccttggcgctctctgaaaccgaaactgcgactgggcgctataaaatcGTCTCCAAATAATTAGCAGTCACGCGTTCGAGCAaatgagctttccagccgtgataagtgggtcgttaactactcatcgcaacagaaaaaacaagatgcaaaattttggtgtcggTGCTCCTTTAAGGTATTGTTCCGTGTTAAAGTAGTCGAAGGCTTGCAATATGTGTTGTACTTGTTTATAATGCTACACTGCATGTTTGGTCACGTAAATTATTGCTGTATAAAACATCTTTTATGGCATGCCCTTGGCCGCATATAAAGTGGTCTAGCGAGAGATGTACGTATGCAGTGAATATTTATGCACAGTTCACGTGTTGAACTCACTAGCAACTTCTAATAAGACGTGATTCAGTTTTGTTATTTGAAGGTTCTCCATTGTAAAATACGAAGAAGTGGACTTGATAAAAATTTAAGAGCAAGCTATTGTGATATTTACGAACCCTTTAACTAGGGGCCATATGGGCAAAAACGCTGTTTGTTACAGCTAAAAAATAAGGTAGAAAGAGTGGTAATAATGCTATATTTTAATTGGAGCGAAATGCAAGTTCCAATGTTATTTTATGTCAGGTAAATACCGATGTACCTTTAGGTTAGGGCAATCGACATTGGGAGCCAAGTGACTAATATTGGCCCTAATTCGTGCCAGCCAGTGCAATTGAAAAATTTTATCAGGTGTGCAAGCATGTCGTTGTAGCACAACAGCTGGCGATTCAGTTTCAGTGCTGCCCGCAGAGTAGCTGACAAACTATTCAGAAAAGTGGCGCCAGTGGCAAGCCCTTGAAGAAGAGCGGTGCATTCGATCCCATGGAAGCTGGGCGATCTGTGCTGTTATGGCGTTTGAGCCGGTTGTGGTTGGGAACACTGTGACACTATAAGCGCAAAAGATGCCTCGTGGTGCTATGCAAGTGTTGCATTGCATTCCACAACATGTGATGCTTAGTATGAATCTTATGAAATGTAAAATTGTTGTCAACACAACAGCAGCACGAGGCCACAAAGGAAACTGTTTGCATGCAACTTTCttttgtagctttgtgctgcAGTCAGTTGTATTCCATTCGTCCACCTTGCAGACCTCTGCAGAACTGTTTTGTGACTTGAGATTGTGTGTAGTGCAAGGTTTTCTGCACTCATATGTTGTGCTCAAGGttgaccttaaagggacactaaagtgaaacagtgaattggtttaTATGGATAAATTGTACTATGAGGACTGTGATGTCCtcataatgtcgttaatttcaccatcacaggctTATTGATAAGAGGACGAAATCGaggtaaaagtttcatttttaaatttcgctctgAAATCTTCGCACATGATGCCACGAATTTCGGAGAATATTTCTCGTATTTTGTTGGCACTGGCTCATCAAAATTTCTTGAAACatggtacgttaagtctatggcctcctcagaggacaatgtgcttcgtttttactgattaggaactatgtgTGACCTAGTAGACACAGTCtagatctatgacgtcacggtgtttaaTGTGGGAACTTGAAGGCGACGTCGcctcctgcattttctttttgcttgttttcttgttaaccaagcatcttctcacagcaagcattgtgtttttggcatcgtgaaagagtgatttactaacatgagaaaaattgtttttctcttcagtgttcctgtaaccctttgtaggtttgcctatatttttgacatgaTGATATAAAAACTGGCCGTGGTATATTGATgtaagctacaaagaaatagtatcaagcaaatttcatcaaattcaagccagtagtttactgaaaagaACTGGGACgcatatgtcccactgactcatgagagtgttttcaaaaagtgggaaaacactgtctCACTGTCTCATTTAGGCATcatctcgagattgcatcaaTGGGTGGGATGGCAAAGGCCAAAACAAGTGGCACAGAGTAGCACTTCACaagttgtgcggacctcatttccagcagtagcacaccacctgcacctgcacCTCTTGTGAGTCTTGTGAGCCGTCATAgtgctgtggtctgttcctgtaaggcttatgcaccaaccatttttttgtccatttgcctgtccttgctttggctgtcgaaattgtcaAGTACGACTGTTGcccctgaatatgtgcctacttctcaagaggtatatgatatcaagaaaaatatttccaccaatatccgcaattacgctgagaGATGAGCGTGGCAGTTTCGCAGGGGGTTGTGTTttgatgcatttatcggtcaaaTTATTgcacaaatttacaaaaacatgtGATGACTGGAAGCCAAAttcacctctctgaaaaaccagaaaaagagggaACTATGCGGCATTTTGATTGATAGGTTATTTCTACCTGGAAGAGGAAAGTTCAGAAGCTATTATAAAAAATTGATCGAAATTCAACGCCATTGTAACACTACTTCTGCC
This region includes:
- the LOC119378727 gene encoding H/ACA ribonucleoprotein complex non-core subunit NAF1, with the protein product MASSLWLTGLVLTTTLSRGISQQLTWSQLRDNVGKSSNDSDGAERDVVDLMRDIVGRVANCIEDDAAVPCSSMDTDAQNQPEDVVDGSAGSPRNAQVLSKTPRVSYRDNEEDVSSDSTSSSSSSDSDVEVVTPMRRGATKGDDSDCCSDGGEVGGQRTTTKPRFQGRGGGRPRNRGIKTPGELDIDDLPPIEDLHITLPRTELRQAGHVKHAVDQLLVVESEPGQPVLDLDSVLFRADGTALGRVFDVLGPVAAPYYAVRFNSAQELTERALEPGEPVLYAPLHADVTQYVLESEIRKQRGSDASWENNNEPPPEHLDFSDDEQEREVRKQLRAARAASFNNKADPAGGDQRPRGASRGRGRGRGVPRGDREPQPESANGAAHLYNEGPPRPDQFYNNRSRPQWPPSWSPQQRWPGHGSPVRFRPNPPPPPSWPASPQGNDRVPNVWNTPPPSLPWQHSGPWPNRPPMFPDLRTPPPNFGRAVPPPSHPQAAFPNPHGLHANTPTGSLSYQQAGAASQHDPNSLPSPVYNSTGQRVSLYDPVPDLQRILATPPPRR